One Archangium violaceum genomic window, CTGCACGAAGGTGGTGCTCCTGAGCGGCGTGCACCGGACGGCGGCCCACACCTTCTTCGAGCGGCTCGGGTACAGCGGCTCGGTGAGCCGCGCGTTCAAGAAATACCTTCTCCGGTAGCGGATGGCTTAACATCCGTCGCCAGCAGTCCCCCCGAAGCCAAGGAGAGAAAATGATGAAGTCGGGATCGACTCTGGCGTCCTTCTTTGTGGTTGCCCTGATGGTCGTTGCGGCGTGGCCCCTGGCTTCCGCCCATGCCGCGAATGACGAGCGCGATGACACCGCGGCTGACGTCTGCCTCTCCCGTGGTGGGGAGGAGGCTCCTGCCGTAACGCTGGAGACCCGCTCCGAACCGGTCGCGGCCCAGGGGGCCGGCGAGTCCACGGCCGCGGTCGGGTACTGCACTCTGGATTGCTCGTACTGCTCGACGGACTCTGACTGCTGGAGCCGTCGAGCGGGAAACTGTGAGCCCATCAAGCTCTGCCGCCAGGGTTCTCCGGGCGTGCAGGTGAAGTAGGCGCGGCTCCCGCTCTCACAGAAGATTCCCGGGCGGCAGTACGCCTGCTGTGCTGCCCGGGCGCTGTCCCTCTCAAATGAGGGTTTCGAAAAAAAACATGGACAGATTTTGGAAGCGGCCTTAGTTTGTCCATCGACGCGCCACCCGCGTCTCTCATGATCTCTGCCCGCTAACCACCGCTCCGCCGCGCGATCCTCTGGGTGAATCGCCTACCGACACCGGTAGGACGGTGCTCATGCGTCGCCGCGAGTGCGCAGTCCTCGACCACGAGCCGCGAATTTCCGCGCGAGCACGTGTCGTGGGCCCGTGAAGGTGGAGTGGGGTGCCGACAAGCGAACCGAGGCCCTGGTTGCCCACCTTCGTGGGTGCTTCGTGCTCGTTCGTCACCCGACAGGCTTTCTTCAACGTGTGTCGGGGCGGGCAGCCCGGAAAAAGACATCCAGCGCCACGGCTTCATCGCGTGTCGGTTCGTCCTGAACCCGAACCCCTGTGATGACCGGAGGACTGTATGAGAGCTGAAACCCTGTTCCTTGTCTTTACGTATGGTGTTGCACCCGCGTGGGCCCTTCTGGTGTTCGCTCCGCGTTGGAAGTGGACGCAGAAGATTGTGCACGCGGTGGTGATACCGGTGATGCTAGCGCTGGCCCATCTCGGCTTCATGCTGTTCGCGGCCTCTCCTCCCGAGGGAGCCAGCGCGGCGACGCTCGAGGGCGCCATGCGGCTCTTCCAGGAGCCGTGGACGGCGTTGGTCTGTTGGATTCACTACCTGGTGTTTGACCTGTTCGTCGGTGCGTGGGTGGTCCGAGACGCGCTCCGGCGCAAGGTTCCCCACCTGGCCGTCGCTCCGTGTGTCCTGCTGACGTATCTGTATGGTCCGCAAGGGATGCTGCTGTACTTCATCGTTCGGTTCATCTCCCGGCGGGTTCTCACCATGGAGGAGGCAACCGGGTCCACGAGTGCAGCCGCTCTTCCCTCCACGGAGACTCCGGCCCCAGGGCGCCTGGTGAATGTGTGAAGGACTGCTCCACTGCGTTGTCCAGCCTGTCAGCGCAGTGGGGTGGCTGGACCTGGAGGGCTCGCGCTTCGTAGCCTCGTGGGCATCATGCCGCTTCCTCCTCTCATGGGCCAAGGGCTCCCCCTCCTCGGTCACTTCCCGTACATCCACGGACTCGGTGTCGACTCGTTCGCCTTCTTCATGGAGGGCTATCGCCAGCACGGCCGCGTCTTCGCCGTGCGGGACATGAAGGACACCTTCGCCGTGCTGCTCGGGCCCGAGGCCAACCGCTTCGTGCTCGAGCGCGAGACGCCGCACCTCTCCTGGGGGGCTGCTTATGGAGACGAGGGCTCGCGGGTGATGGGTCCCACGGCGATGCCCCTGCTCGATGGCGAGGAGCAACGGCGCCGGCGCGCGCCGATGATGTCCGCGTTCCGCCACCAGAACATCACGGCCTTTGGCGACGCGATGGTGGAGCTGGCACGGGCCCAGACGGCAGGGTGGAAGGAGGGCCGGCCGGTCGACCTCATCGGGGAGATGAGCGAGCTGACGTTCCGCGTGGCCTGCGGCTTCCTGCTGGGCGTGGAGATTGGCGAGGACTACCCGCGCTTCCGCGAGCTCTACAAGAAGATGTTCACACCGGTGGGCCTGGCGTTGCAGGCGGCGGGGCTGCCGTACATGCAGCGCTACCGCGACGGGCTGCGGCGGTTGTCGGCGAGGTGGATTGCCGACCGGCGGGCCCATCCGCGTGACGACATCATCAGCCGGCTGCTGGAGGCGGGGCTGGATGACGAGGATGTGATTTCTCAGGTGCTCGTGCTGATGTTCGCGGGGCACGACACCACCAAGCTGTCGCTGACCTGGACGCTGGCGCTGCTGCTGCGCCACCCCGAGTACCTGGCACGGGTGCTCGCCGAGCAGGACGAGGTGCTGGGGGATGGCCCCATCGACGCGGAGGCCACGCGGAAGCTGCCGGTGCTCGAGCGGGCGATCCGCGAGGCCCACCGTCTCTATCCGCCGGCGTCGCTGCTGCGGCGCGGGGTGCTGGAGGGCTTCGAGCTGGGCGGCTACACCATCCCGAAGGGGTGG contains:
- a CDS encoding cytochrome P450, whose amino-acid sequence is MPLPPLMGQGLPLLGHFPYIHGLGVDSFAFFMEGYRQHGRVFAVRDMKDTFAVLLGPEANRFVLERETPHLSWGAAYGDEGSRVMGPTAMPLLDGEEQRRRRAPMMSAFRHQNITAFGDAMVELARAQTAGWKEGRPVDLIGEMSELTFRVACGFLLGVEIGEDYPRFRELYKKMFTPVGLALQAAGLPYMQRYRDGLRRLSARWIADRRAHPRDDIISRLLEAGLDDEDVISQVLVLMFAGHDTTKLSLTWTLALLLRHPEYLARVLAEQDEVLGDGPIDAEATRKLPVLERAIREAHRLYPPASLLRRGVLEGFELGGYTIPKGWKVMYLPRVSHHLPDVFKDPERFDPDRFAPPREEHKQPYAMVEFGGGYRTCIGKELAMFEAKVVLSYLLRTFRFELAPGQRLDVANSGAMTSPRHGVKVFAKPTGRRVPLARAA
- a CDS encoding ABA4-like family protein, with the protein product MRAETLFLVFTYGVAPAWALLVFAPRWKWTQKIVHAVVIPVMLALAHLGFMLFAASPPEGASAATLEGAMRLFQEPWTALVCWIHYLVFDLFVGAWVVRDALRRKVPHLAVAPCVLLTYLYGPQGMLLYFIVRFISRRVLTMEEATGSTSAAALPSTETPAPGRLVNV